A single genomic interval of Syntrophales bacterium harbors:
- a CDS encoding integration host factor subunit alpha yields the protein MIDHLSVDLNLPRSECARIVEGFFDIIKSGLEEGNPVKVSGFGKWAVNEKKARTGRNLQTGEKITTEPRKVITFKASEKLKNSINDE from the coding sequence ATGATCGACCACCTCTCAGTAGACCTCAATCTTCCAAGGTCCGAATGTGCCAGGATCGTGGAAGGCTTCTTTGACATCATCAAGTCCGGGCTCGAGGAAGGCAACCCGGTGAAGGTCTCAGGTTTCGGGAAATGGGCGGTCAATGAAAAGAAGGCCCGAACAGGCAGGAATCTCCAGACCGGGGAGAAGATCACCACAGAACCGAGAAAAGTCATCACCTTTAAAGCCTCTGAAAAGCTGAAGAACAGTATAAACGACGAATGA